The Erigeron canadensis isolate Cc75 chromosome 4, C_canadensis_v1, whole genome shotgun sequence genome window below encodes:
- the LOC122595624 gene encoding probable protein phosphatase 2C 15 isoform X3, with protein MCCSIAKRRRLFLDENRLPENSWESFFQFFSFWAIYSRDNLLNHVLDAIPRGLKRDEWLQALPRALVAGFVKTDKQFQSKGLMSGTTATFVIVDRWTVTVASVGDSRCILDTPDGVVSVLTVDHRLEENTEERERVTASGGEVGRLNVIGGPEIGPLRCWPGGLCLSRSIGDMDVGEFIVPIPYVKQVKLSDRGGRLIIASDGIWDALSSEHAAESCRRLPSELAARQVVKEALRTRGLKDDTTCVVVDIVRPDNSLPPPSPPQKTHSKLRSLLYKAKFRGSANKLSKKLSAVGIVEELFEEGSAMLAERLGNDETAGSSTSGLFTCAVCQVDLAASEGVPVHAGSIFSTGSKPWQGPFLCVACRDKKDAMEGKRPSGIKVI; from the exons ATGTGCTGCTCAATCGCGAAAAGGCGAAGATTATTTCTTGATGAAAACAGATTGCCAGAGAATTCATGGGAATCCTTCTTCcagtttttcagtttttggg CGATATATTCACGAGATAATCTTTTAAATCATGTATTGGATGCAATACCTCGTGGTCTTAAACGTGATGAGTGGCTTCAGGCTTTACCTAGAGCACTGGTGGCTGGTTTTGTGAAGACCGATAAGCAGTTCCAAAGCAAAG GTTTAATGTCGGGAACCACTGCTACATTTGTGATTGTTGATAGATGGACCGTGACAGTTGCTTCAGTTGGAGACTCGCGTTGCATTCTTGATACTCCAGATGGAGTTGTATCAGTTTTGACCGTTGACCATAGGCTTGAAGAAAACACGGAGGA AAGGGAACGTGTAACGGCCAGTGGAGGGGAAGTGGGGAGGCTTAATGTTATCGGTGGCCCTGAG ATTGGACCTCTTCGTTGCTGGCCTGGAGGATTGTGTCTTTCTAGATCTATTGGTGATATGGATGTTGGAGAGTTTATCGTTCCAATACCATATGTGAAGCAAGTGAAG CTTTCAGATCGTGGTGGAAGGCTTATAATTGCCTCTGATGGCATTTGGGATGCATTGTCCTCTGAACATGCTGCTGAATCTTGCCGTCGTCTGCCTTCTGAACTTGCTGCTAGGCAGGTAGTGAAG GAAGCATTAAGAACAAGGGGGCTAAAAGATGATACAACCTGCGTAGTGGTTGATATAGTTCGGCCAGATAACTCATTGCCGCCACCTTCTCCTCCTCAGAAAACCCATAGCAAGCTCAGATCCTTGTTGTATAAAGCCAAGTTCCGTGGTTCCGCTAATAAACTGTCTAAGAAACTGTCGGCTGTAGGCATCGTAGAGGAGCTCTTTGAAGAAGGCTCTGCAATGCTTGCAGAAAG ACTGGGAAATGATGAAACGGCTGGCTCATCAACATCCGGACTTTTCACATGTGCCGTGTGTCAAGTTGACCTAGCTGCAAGCGAAGGTGTACCAGTTCATGCCGGGTCCATTTTCTCAACGGGCTCAAAACCATGGCAAGGTCCTTTCCTATGTGTTGCTTGCCGTGATAAAAAAGATGCTATGGAAGGAAAACGGCCTAGTGGAATCAAAGTAATTTAA
- the LOC122595624 gene encoding probable protein phosphatase 2C 15 isoform X2, with protein MGSRVERHISNNHDLVPLAALMSRELRSEKMEKPSVRYGCAAQSRKGEDYFLMKTDCQRIHGNPSSSFSVFGIFDGHNGDAAAIYSRDNLLNHVLDAIPRGLKRDEWLQALPRALVAGFVKTDKQFQSKGLMSGTTATFVIVDRWTVTVASVGDSRCILDTPDGVVSVLTVDHRLEENTEERERVTASGGEVGRLNVIGGPEIGPLRCWPGGLCLSRSIGDMDVGEFIVPIPYVKQVKLSDRGGRLIIASDGIWDALSSEHAAESCRRLPSELAARQEALRTRGLKDDTTCVVVDIVRPDNSLPPPSPPQKTHSKLRSLLYKAKFRGSANKLSKKLSAVGIVEELFEEGSAMLAERLGNDETAGSSTSGLFTCAVCQVDLAASEGVPVHAGSIFSTGSKPWQGPFLCVACRDKKDAMEGKRPSGIKVI; from the exons ATGGGATCAAGGGTAGAAAGGCATATATCAAATAATCATGATCTTGTGCCATTAGCTGCATTGATGAGTAGAGAATTAAGAAGTGAAAAGATGGAGAAGCCATCTGTGAGATATGGATGTGCTGCTCAATCGCGAAAAGGCGAAGATTATTTCTTGATGAAAACAGATTGCCAGAGAATTCATGGGAATCCTTCTTCcagtttttcagtttttggg ATTTTTGATGGTCATAATGGTGATGCTGCAGCGATATATTCACGAGATAATCTTTTAAATCATGTATTGGATGCAATACCTCGTGGTCTTAAACGTGATGAGTGGCTTCAGGCTTTACCTAGAGCACTGGTGGCTGGTTTTGTGAAGACCGATAAGCAGTTCCAAAGCAAAG GTTTAATGTCGGGAACCACTGCTACATTTGTGATTGTTGATAGATGGACCGTGACAGTTGCTTCAGTTGGAGACTCGCGTTGCATTCTTGATACTCCAGATGGAGTTGTATCAGTTTTGACCGTTGACCATAGGCTTGAAGAAAACACGGAGGA AAGGGAACGTGTAACGGCCAGTGGAGGGGAAGTGGGGAGGCTTAATGTTATCGGTGGCCCTGAG ATTGGACCTCTTCGTTGCTGGCCTGGAGGATTGTGTCTTTCTAGATCTATTGGTGATATGGATGTTGGAGAGTTTATCGTTCCAATACCATATGTGAAGCAAGTGAAG CTTTCAGATCGTGGTGGAAGGCTTATAATTGCCTCTGATGGCATTTGGGATGCATTGTCCTCTGAACATGCTGCTGAATCTTGCCGTCGTCTGCCTTCTGAACTTGCTGCTAGGCAG GAAGCATTAAGAACAAGGGGGCTAAAAGATGATACAACCTGCGTAGTGGTTGATATAGTTCGGCCAGATAACTCATTGCCGCCACCTTCTCCTCCTCAGAAAACCCATAGCAAGCTCAGATCCTTGTTGTATAAAGCCAAGTTCCGTGGTTCCGCTAATAAACTGTCTAAGAAACTGTCGGCTGTAGGCATCGTAGAGGAGCTCTTTGAAGAAGGCTCTGCAATGCTTGCAGAAAG ACTGGGAAATGATGAAACGGCTGGCTCATCAACATCCGGACTTTTCACATGTGCCGTGTGTCAAGTTGACCTAGCTGCAAGCGAAGGTGTACCAGTTCATGCCGGGTCCATTTTCTCAACGGGCTCAAAACCATGGCAAGGTCCTTTCCTATGTGTTGCTTGCCGTGATAAAAAAGATGCTATGGAAGGAAAACGGCCTAGTGGAATCAAAGTAATTTAA
- the LOC122594985 gene encoding reticulon-like protein B9, translated as MPIYSSSDLEDSNGPNSLSAKFFGRERPLHYVFGGGQVADLLLWRNKSLSAAVLLGITMIWFLFEVMEYNFVSLMCHLSILVMLMVFITYTAAKFANWDLPDIHEITIQESVFRWLYRKINWVLVRFYDISSGENFIEFFLVIAALWMVSVIGSYFSSLNFLFFCAICLGTLPALYEQYEREFNHLISKGTKDAKKAFKKFDAEVLNKIPRGHVKERKRK; from the exons ATGCCGATATATTCTTCTTCCGATTTAGAAGACTCTAATGGTCCCAACAGTCTAAGTGCCAAGTTCTTTGGTCGTGAACGACCTTTACATTATGTATTTGGTGGAGGACAAG TTGCGGACCTACTTCTATGGAGGAACAAAAGCTTGTCAGCAGCGGTTCTGTTAGGGATTACAATGATTTGGTTTCTCTTTGAAGTCATGGAGTACAACTTCGTTTCTCTTATGTGTCATTTATCGATCCTTGTCATGTTGATGGTTTTCATCACCTATACAGCGGCCAAATTCGCCAATTG GGATCTTCCCGATATCCACGAGATCACGATACAAGAATCTGTGTTCAGATGGTTGTATAGGAAAATAAACTGGGTTTTAGTTCGTTTCTATGACATCTCAAGTGGGGAAAATTTCATTGAATTTTTCTTG GTGATCGCAGCTTTATGGATGGTTTCAGTCATTGGAAGTTATTTTAGTTCTTTGAACTTCTTGTTCTTCT GTGCTATTTGCCTTGGAACATTACCGGCATTGTATGAACAATACGAGAGGGAGTTCAATCATCTCATAAGCAAAGGGACCAAAGACGCGAAAAAGGCATTCAAGAAATTTGATGCCGAAGTCCTAAACAAGATCCCTAGAGGGCATGTTAAGGAAAGGAAACGCAAATAA
- the LOC122595624 gene encoding probable protein phosphatase 2C 15 isoform X1, which translates to MGSRVERHISNNHDLVPLAALMSRELRSEKMEKPSVRYGCAAQSRKGEDYFLMKTDCQRIHGNPSSSFSVFGIFDGHNGDAAAIYSRDNLLNHVLDAIPRGLKRDEWLQALPRALVAGFVKTDKQFQSKGLMSGTTATFVIVDRWTVTVASVGDSRCILDTPDGVVSVLTVDHRLEENTEERERVTASGGEVGRLNVIGGPEIGPLRCWPGGLCLSRSIGDMDVGEFIVPIPYVKQVKLSDRGGRLIIASDGIWDALSSEHAAESCRRLPSELAARQVVKEALRTRGLKDDTTCVVVDIVRPDNSLPPPSPPQKTHSKLRSLLYKAKFRGSANKLSKKLSAVGIVEELFEEGSAMLAERLGNDETAGSSTSGLFTCAVCQVDLAASEGVPVHAGSIFSTGSKPWQGPFLCVACRDKKDAMEGKRPSGIKVI; encoded by the exons ATGGGATCAAGGGTAGAAAGGCATATATCAAATAATCATGATCTTGTGCCATTAGCTGCATTGATGAGTAGAGAATTAAGAAGTGAAAAGATGGAGAAGCCATCTGTGAGATATGGATGTGCTGCTCAATCGCGAAAAGGCGAAGATTATTTCTTGATGAAAACAGATTGCCAGAGAATTCATGGGAATCCTTCTTCcagtttttcagtttttggg ATTTTTGATGGTCATAATGGTGATGCTGCAGCGATATATTCACGAGATAATCTTTTAAATCATGTATTGGATGCAATACCTCGTGGTCTTAAACGTGATGAGTGGCTTCAGGCTTTACCTAGAGCACTGGTGGCTGGTTTTGTGAAGACCGATAAGCAGTTCCAAAGCAAAG GTTTAATGTCGGGAACCACTGCTACATTTGTGATTGTTGATAGATGGACCGTGACAGTTGCTTCAGTTGGAGACTCGCGTTGCATTCTTGATACTCCAGATGGAGTTGTATCAGTTTTGACCGTTGACCATAGGCTTGAAGAAAACACGGAGGA AAGGGAACGTGTAACGGCCAGTGGAGGGGAAGTGGGGAGGCTTAATGTTATCGGTGGCCCTGAG ATTGGACCTCTTCGTTGCTGGCCTGGAGGATTGTGTCTTTCTAGATCTATTGGTGATATGGATGTTGGAGAGTTTATCGTTCCAATACCATATGTGAAGCAAGTGAAG CTTTCAGATCGTGGTGGAAGGCTTATAATTGCCTCTGATGGCATTTGGGATGCATTGTCCTCTGAACATGCTGCTGAATCTTGCCGTCGTCTGCCTTCTGAACTTGCTGCTAGGCAGGTAGTGAAG GAAGCATTAAGAACAAGGGGGCTAAAAGATGATACAACCTGCGTAGTGGTTGATATAGTTCGGCCAGATAACTCATTGCCGCCACCTTCTCCTCCTCAGAAAACCCATAGCAAGCTCAGATCCTTGTTGTATAAAGCCAAGTTCCGTGGTTCCGCTAATAAACTGTCTAAGAAACTGTCGGCTGTAGGCATCGTAGAGGAGCTCTTTGAAGAAGGCTCTGCAATGCTTGCAGAAAG ACTGGGAAATGATGAAACGGCTGGCTCATCAACATCCGGACTTTTCACATGTGCCGTGTGTCAAGTTGACCTAGCTGCAAGCGAAGGTGTACCAGTTCATGCCGGGTCCATTTTCTCAACGGGCTCAAAACCATGGCAAGGTCCTTTCCTATGTGTTGCTTGCCGTGATAAAAAAGATGCTATGGAAGGAAAACGGCCTAGTGGAATCAAAGTAATTTAA